In Stanieria sp. NIES-3757, the DNA window CAGATAATGCTTTACCCGTCAAAACTATTGCTTGAGAAGTTGTAGATTCTTATCAAGTATCTCGTAACTATACGGGGACAATTTCAGCTAATCGGAGTAGTGAATTGGGTTTTGAACGCAATGGTAAATTACTCTCGATTAATGTTGATGAAGGACAAAAAGTTACTACTGGTACTATTTTAGCTAGTCTTGATCGCAGTTCCTTAGAAGTACAAAAACAACAATTATTAGCATAGCGATCGCAAGCTCAATTGGCTCAAATGAAAGCAGGTTCTCGTTCGCAAACAATCGCTGCCTCTCGTGCCTCCGTAACGGAATTAGAAAAACAATTAGAACTAGCCCGTACTAAACACGATCGCAGAAAAGGATTGTATGAACAGGGTGCAATTTCTCGCGAACAGTATGAAGAAGTAGACACCGAAATCAATGCCCAACAAGCACGCCTCGATCAAGCCCAAAGTCAGTTAGATGAATTACTCGCTGGCACTCGCTCGGAAGAAATTGATACTCAACAGGCAAGAGTTGCTGAAGCCCAAAGTCAATTAGATGAATTGCTTGCTGGTACTCGTCCCGAACAGAAGGAGAAAGAGTTTTAGTTCGAGGAACTCTTCAGAAAAGCGATCGCGTTATTGTTAGTGGTACTAATCGTCTTGCACTCGGTCAATTAGTTAGTGTCAATAGTCATTAGTCATTTGTAACCAGCTTAAAGCTATCCATTTGCGGTAATCGCTCAACACTTTTACCTTATCTGATGGATGGCTTTTTTTTTCTTTTTTCCTAAAAATTGTCCGAACCATTGTTTACCATATTCATAATTAATTCTACAATTTTTCTAAAGATTCAGAATTAAAAGCAAGCCAGAATCTACACAGCCAAAAATCTTTGAATTACTTCTTGACTTAATTGATCGGTACTTCCAGAAGCGACAATTCCGCCTTTTTGCATGGCATAATATCTATCTGCTTGACGGACAAAATGTAAATGCTGTTCGACTAATAAAACTGAAATACCTGTAGCTTCAATAATTCGTTTAACCGCTGCTTCGATTTCCAGAATAATTGAAGGTTGAATTCCCTCGGTAGGTTCGTCTAAAACCAATAAACGGGGTTTACCCATTAAAGCGCGAGCGATCGCAAGTTGTTGTTGTTGTCCGCCACTCAAATCGCCTCCCATCCGAGATAACATTGTTTTGAGGACAGGAAAAAGGTCAAAAATCTCTTCAGGAATTTCTTCATTACCTTTTCTTCCCTCAGGACGAGCTTCTATTCCTAAAAGTAAGTTTTCTTTGACTGTGACACGAGGGATAACCTCTCTTCCTTGGGGAACATAACCTATTCCCATTCTCGCACGGCGATCGGTTGGCAATTTAGTAATAGGTAAATCGTTAAAAATAATTTCTCCAGTACGAGGTTTTAATAAACCCATAATGGTTTTCAATAAGGTAGTTTTACCTACACCGTTACGTCCAATTAGACATACCATTTGTCCTGAAGGAATGCTTAAATCTACATCGCGGAGGATATGGCTTTCTCCGTAATAAACATTGAGGTTTTTAACCTGCAACATTAAATCTGTTTTTGGTAGTTGAGAATCGACACTTAGTACTTGCATTTTTGATTTAACGAACTTTTTACTTTATTCGATTGGTTGTCCTAAATAAACTTCAATCACACGAGGGTCATTTTGAACTTGATCCATTGTGCCTTCACAAAGTACTGAACCTTGATGTAAAACTGTTACTTTGTTATTAGCAATTTGACGAACAAATTCCATATCATGTTCGATCGCAATAATTGAATGACTTTCCGCTAAAGAAAGTAGTAAAGCACCTACATTTTCTGTCTCTTCATCGGTTAAGCCTGCTGCTGGTTCATCTACTAACAATAAATCAGGAGATTGAGCCACTAACATACCGATTTCTAAACGTTGTTTTTCCCCATGAGAAAGCAAAGCTGCTGCTAAGTCTGCTTTAGCTTCTAAACCAATTGTTTCTAATAATCCTGCTACGGTTCTCATTTCTGTGACAGCAGGACGATTAAATAAGGTAGAAAAAACGCTTTTATTGTGATTACAAACTAAATCCAAATTTTCTCTAACAGTTAAATTTAAATAAACTCTAGGTGTTTGGAATTTTCGACCAATTCCTAAACAAGCGATTTGATATTCTGGGGTTTTTTTGAGATTTCTACCTTTAAATAAAACCCTTCCTTCTGTTGGCTGAACTTTGCCAGTAATTACATCTAAAAAAGTTGTTTTTCCTGCTCCGTTAGGGCCAATAATAACTCTTAACTCTCCAGTATCCATACTAAAATTGAGATTATTAAGAGCTTTAAAACCGTCAAAATTTATAGTTAAATTTTCAATTTCTAAGATTTTGCTAGTAGTCATTAGATTGATAGATAGTTAATTGTTTGTCCACAAATAAACAATTCACAAATAGAGTTATCGGTTGGTAGTGTTTTTTTGTTGATAGTTGATGTTTAATTGCTACTTTTTACTTAATCTTTGCTAACGGATAACTGATAACTGATAACTGGTCACTGTTTACGGGTTAATTCTTCTCTTTCTCTTTGAATTTCTGGGTCTTCTTCTAA includes these proteins:
- a CDS encoding urea ABC transporter, ATP-binding protein UrtD; translation: MTTSKILEIENLTINFDGFKALNNLNFSMDTGELRVIIGPNGAGKTTFLDVITGKVQPTEGRVLFKGRNLKKTPEYQIACLGIGRKFQTPRVYLNLTVRENLDLVCNHNKSVFSTLFNRPAVTEMRTVAGLLETIGLEAKADLAAALLSHGEKQRLEIGMLVAQSPDLLLVDEPAAGLTDEETENVGALLLSLAESHSIIAIEHDMEFVRQIANNKVTVLHQGSVLCEGTMDQVQNDPRVIEVYLGQPIE
- a CDS encoding urea ABC transporter ATP-binding protein codes for the protein MQVLSVDSQLPKTDLMLQVKNLNVYYGESHILRDVDLSIPSGQMVCLIGRNGVGKTTLLKTIMGLLKPRTGEIIFNDLPITKLPTDRRARMGIGYVPQGREVIPRVTVKENLLLGIEARPEGRKGNEEIPEEIFDLFPVLKTMLSRMGGDLSGGQQQQLAIARALMGKPRLLVLDEPTEGIQPSIILEIEAAVKRIIEATGISVLLVEQHLHFVRQADRYYAMQKGGIVASGSTDQLSQEVIQRFLAV